The following proteins come from a genomic window of Haloplanus salinus:
- a CDS encoding phage integrase SAM-like domain-containing protein codes for MDRNTPTERAPGTSLSESFERYLQDKGKGRGGDGGNYRRNAARELERFAEWAAGDRGANDWTGIAPDNADRDPTFEDLDERVFREYARHLAGDRGLKQNTVQTYYRYISAWCGWCVNEGYLEAHHAQRASAMAPLPEDDGRKPGDQQAWTSEQRHALTRHVDERARDAVEAYTTLPEDTDSLDKQRARYAALKAARDRGLVFVLAYTAVRVGELLRDPNDPRRRGVRWEDLSLDDGSMDVYRKKQQWDAASLPDPVISPLRSYRRLMDPPTERWPVFPTFDQRTLADLVEEELADRGERPEAITECRDEYARDLLLTLDEDIRPPSITTDGARSILQRLSEAAEIDIDHPKHDYLAPHGGRRGMGEVLVRAFGYTVAARYLDNSEEMVRERYSHIEAGELGDVATEALDEIDGAVRG; via the coding sequence ATGGACCGGAATACACCGACAGAACGGGCCCCAGGGACCTCACTTTCCGAGTCGTTCGAGCGCTACCTCCAAGACAAAGGGAAAGGGCGCGGTGGTGACGGTGGGAACTACCGACGAAACGCCGCTCGCGAACTCGAGCGGTTCGCCGAGTGGGCCGCTGGCGACCGCGGCGCCAATGACTGGACCGGAATTGCCCCCGACAACGCCGATCGCGACCCCACCTTCGAGGACCTCGACGAACGCGTCTTCCGCGAATACGCCCGTCACCTCGCTGGCGACCGTGGCCTCAAACAGAACACCGTCCAAACCTATTACCGCTATATCTCTGCGTGGTGTGGCTGGTGTGTCAACGAGGGCTATCTCGAGGCGCATCACGCCCAGCGGGCGAGTGCGATGGCGCCGCTGCCTGAAGACGACGGCCGCAAGCCCGGCGATCAGCAGGCTTGGACATCCGAACAGCGCCACGCCCTCACCCGCCACGTCGACGAACGAGCCCGCGACGCCGTCGAGGCGTACACGACCCTCCCGGAGGATACTGACTCCCTCGACAAGCAACGAGCGCGCTACGCGGCGCTGAAGGCGGCTCGTGACCGGGGTCTGGTGTTCGTCCTCGCGTACACAGCCGTCCGCGTCGGGGAACTCCTTCGGGATCCGAACGACCCGCGCCGGCGCGGGGTCCGCTGGGAGGACCTCTCCTTGGACGACGGGAGTATGGACGTCTACCGGAAGAAACAGCAGTGGGACGCCGCCAGCCTCCCCGACCCGGTGATCTCGCCGCTGCGGAGCTACCGCCGGCTGATGGACCCACCGACGGAGCGCTGGCCGGTGTTTCCGACGTTCGATCAACGGACGCTCGCAGACCTCGTCGAGGAAGAGCTAGCCGACCGAGGGGAACGCCCAGAAGCGATTACTGAGTGCCGTGACGAATACGCCCGTGACCTCCTGCTGACGCTCGATGAGGACATTCGGCCGCCGTCGATCACGACGGACGGCGCACGGTCGATTCTTCAGCGGCTCTCGGAGGCCGCCGAAATCGACATCGACCATCCGAAACACGACTATCTGGCGCCCCACGGCGGTCGCCGCGGAATGGGTGAGGTACTCGTCCGAGCGTTCGGGTATACAGTCGCAGCTCGATATCTCGACAACTCCGAGGAGATGGTTCGGGAACGGTACTCGCACATCGAGGCTGGGGAACTCGGTGACGTGGCAACTGAGGCGCTCGATGAGATCGACGGTGCAGTTCGTGGGTAG
- a CDS encoding DNA-binding protein, with the protein MSNGSDPTAVLTALDRTQDAFEMVGRGRTAFEDGISADEDWKTQLTKACRLLEVVDTLQSQDGYYTAVIEVCFGAIERSIEAYALAMTNDTLQDFQDHQFSYERAHQIGLFERETAEAMKDLYSENRTESYYGGGRPTQEQAEAMTDLASAVHQFAVSQIREGGVCLCD; encoded by the coding sequence ATGAGTAACGGCTCGGATCCGACTGCTGTGCTCACAGCACTCGACCGCACACAGGATGCCTTCGAGATGGTCGGACGCGGTCGGACAGCGTTCGAGGACGGAATTAGTGCCGACGAAGACTGGAAAACACAGCTGACGAAAGCGTGTCGCCTCCTCGAGGTCGTTGACACGCTTCAGTCACAGGATGGGTACTACACGGCCGTCATCGAGGTCTGTTTCGGCGCAATTGAACGGTCGATCGAGGCGTACGCGCTTGCGATGACGAACGATACGCTTCAGGACTTTCAGGACCACCAATTCAGCTACGAGCGTGCCCACCAAATCGGGCTGTTTGAGCGGGAGACTGCAGAGGCGATGAAGGACCTCTACAGCGAGAACCGGACAGAGAGTTATTACGGCGGCGGGCGTCCAACCCAAGAACAGGCGGAAGCAATGACTGATCTCGCCAGCGCTGTCCATCAGTTTGCAGTAAGCCAAATTCGGGAAGGCGGCGTCTGTCTGTGTGACTGA
- a CDS encoding nucleotidyltransferase domain-containing protein → MNRETDSTNSSGAAISLSIPPSDPTLFKHKATSDVLLFLTNHRFSDFSLRELATQIGHSHQSVRRAVNVLSANDLVVESPESNQRLVQINRQRLSIPDDPILRIPQPEYHHPVKAAVTELRENINDVVGIILYGSVVRGEADRRSDIDFWVLTRSERAEGQREANAIARDLEDREFDGDRYAYDIDVEAVQAIPAYTEDIREIVVSGIPVYKTSDFETVENLLLEEGVTDE, encoded by the coding sequence ATGAACCGCGAGACGGATAGTACGAATTCGTCTGGGGCGGCTATTTCTCTTTCAATACCCCCTTCAGATCCGACTTTATTCAAACACAAGGCGACGAGCGACGTTCTTCTCTTTTTAACAAATCACCGATTCAGTGACTTCTCACTGCGAGAACTCGCGACACAGATCGGGCACTCACACCAGTCCGTTCGGCGGGCAGTGAACGTTCTCAGCGCGAACGACCTGGTCGTCGAATCGCCCGAGAGCAACCAGCGACTCGTCCAGATCAACAGACAGCGTCTGTCGATTCCAGACGATCCGATCCTCCGGATTCCCCAACCAGAGTATCACCACCCCGTCAAAGCTGCGGTTACAGAGCTCCGTGAAAACATCAACGACGTCGTGGGCATCATCCTCTATGGGAGTGTCGTTCGAGGCGAGGCTGACCGACGGAGCGACATCGATTTCTGGGTGCTAACCCGTTCTGAGCGGGCCGAAGGCCAACGAGAAGCGAACGCCATTGCCCGCGATCTCGAAGACAGGGAGTTCGATGGTGACCGATACGCCTACGATATCGATGTCGAGGCCGTCCAGGCGATCCCGGCGTACACCGAGGACATCCGAGAGATCGTCGTTTCAGGGATTCCAGTCTACAAGACGAGTGACTTCGAAACCGTCGAGAACCTCCTCTTGGAGGAAGGGGTCACTGATGAGTAA
- a CDS encoding RNA-guided endonuclease InsQ/TnpB family protein codes for MVKQVVTHTYTASIRNQQQVSDDLDTLGFSASKLWNVGRWVCDRVWSEIGHIPGHNELTAYLKSHERYDDLHSQSSQRVLQELAEAFNGWYGKRRNGDTRANLPKYRKHGDNHPRSTVTFKAAGFKLDTEYERVRLSKGSNLKEYWSDFILCEYQTRPDVDLSTVESVQQVRAVWTGDEWELHFVCKVEIEVAEAPGEKTVGVDLGINNFAALAYEDGHSELYPLNCLKQDDYYFSKRIARCDDSDSEQATRLNQKKSARRTHYFHSLSKHIVQRCVDAEVGTIVIGDLSGIRENEENGESKRWGKHGNLDLHSWAFDRFTEMLEYKAEIEGITVERVSERDTSKSCSCCGRKRDSNRVERGLYVCDECGTVANADVNGAENIRQKVSLSPHSEDRSNGWLAQPSTYLFDSESGCFAPREQATS; via the coding sequence ATGGTGAAACAGGTCGTCACCCACACCTACACGGCTTCCATACGGAACCAGCAACAGGTGTCAGACGACCTCGACACCCTCGGATTCTCAGCCTCGAAACTCTGGAACGTCGGGCGATGGGTTTGCGACCGAGTGTGGTCTGAGATCGGCCACATCCCCGGACACAACGAACTCACCGCGTACCTCAAGTCGCACGAACGCTACGATGACCTGCATTCTCAGTCAAGTCAGCGAGTCCTTCAAGAACTCGCTGAAGCGTTCAACGGCTGGTACGGCAAACGACGCAACGGAGACACGAGAGCGAACCTGCCGAAGTACCGCAAACACGGCGACAACCACCCACGAAGCACGGTCACATTCAAAGCCGCTGGCTTCAAACTCGACACCGAGTACGAACGAGTCCGACTCTCCAAAGGTTCCAATCTCAAGGAGTACTGGTCGGATTTTATCCTCTGCGAGTACCAGACCCGCCCCGACGTTGACCTCTCTACCGTAGAGAGCGTCCAACAGGTTCGAGCCGTCTGGACTGGTGACGAGTGGGAACTACACTTCGTCTGCAAGGTCGAAATCGAGGTTGCTGAAGCGCCCGGTGAGAAGACCGTGGGTGTCGACCTCGGCATCAACAACTTCGCCGCACTCGCCTACGAAGACGGTCACAGCGAACTGTACCCGTTGAACTGCTTGAAGCAGGACGACTACTACTTCAGCAAGCGAATCGCTCGCTGTGACGACTCAGATTCCGAGCAGGCCACGCGGTTGAACCAGAAGAAGTCGGCTCGTCGCACCCACTACTTCCACTCCCTCTCGAAACACATCGTTCAGCGGTGTGTTGACGCGGAAGTTGGAACGATTGTGATTGGTGACCTCTCCGGTATCCGTGAGAATGAGGAGAACGGTGAGTCAAAGAGATGGGGCAAACACGGCAACCTCGACCTACACTCGTGGGCGTTCGACCGCTTCACCGAGATGCTTGAGTACAAAGCCGAGATAGAAGGCATCACAGTCGAGCGAGTGTCTGAGCGAGATACGTCGAAGTCGTGTTCGTGCTGTGGTCGAAAGCGCGACTCAAATCGTGTTGAGCGTGGGTTGTACGTGTGCGATGAGTGCGGTACAGTGGCGAATGCGGACGTGAACGGTGCTGAGAACATTCGGCAGAAAGTATCTCTGAGTCCTCATTCCGAGGATAGGAGTAACGGCTGGTTGGCACAGCCATCGACGTACCTGTTCGATTCAGAGAGCGGATGCTTCGCACCGCGAGAACAAGCCACGTCGTAA
- a CDS encoding transposase → MIPTRESRTTVFRRIADQPHADWPVYDSTPLYDRTSLAGLESDIRTVSETWFAHGMHDSVEEFVCALPLAYFRFSIHDRYAGSTRYRMDILFRVFVLKELHGWVHETALVDYLGNRPDLCEQLGFGTIPDQSTLWRSWHERFTADLRETVVTAARTILVNAQNAGVETPREPARTLRYPGSESGESDPDDQTTLEQAEKITDHVSRVVFPAFSLDRGDGCEIHENAYWDLQTYLGLRERLAANEGARSFTYESTRERTPLGHAHREQIRDFSIEQVRAMYQQAITRLLNEVSEAEQFFRAGIVAIDITEDDPFTGDRTGHEDEIIGTKENTDEYAYQWATVQLVGNAVPVVLDARPVQKGESRLEIVKDLLDSAEEMVHVDNVLMDREFDSQHVLEMLSQRGLSYVVPKRMQTSEKAQAKRLLQRDQDRYETGRKLHLGKNEWHETTLIYRRKEDSEYDDHRQYSVFMTNCGSGHLTEYGYRWEIESGYKSIKRFMAATTSKNFGLRFFYFAFSCLLYSIWRAVDLLVQVELTGEYEHSPIVTADNTLTLLKKETGIG, encoded by the coding sequence GTGATCCCAACTCGTGAGTCTCGCACAACCGTCTTTCGACGGATCGCCGACCAACCACACGCTGATTGGCCAGTGTACGATTCGACACCGCTGTACGATCGAACGTCGCTGGCGGGACTGGAATCAGATATCCGGACAGTCTCAGAAACGTGGTTCGCCCACGGGATGCATGATTCAGTTGAGGAGTTCGTCTGTGCACTCCCCTTGGCCTACTTCCGGTTCAGCATCCACGACCGGTATGCGGGGTCAACACGCTACCGGATGGACATCCTCTTTCGGGTGTTCGTACTGAAAGAACTCCACGGATGGGTGCACGAAACCGCACTCGTCGACTATCTCGGGAATCGTCCTGACCTCTGCGAGCAACTGGGTTTCGGGACGATCCCGGACCAGTCGACACTGTGGCGAAGCTGGCACGAGCGGTTTACCGCTGACCTCAGGGAGACAGTCGTGACGGCGGCTCGAACGATCCTCGTCAACGCCCAGAATGCGGGTGTCGAGACTCCGCGTGAACCGGCACGAACGCTCCGATACCCCGGGAGCGAGTCTGGTGAGTCAGACCCGGACGATCAGACTACGTTGGAGCAGGCAGAGAAGATTACCGACCACGTCAGCCGCGTCGTCTTCCCGGCATTTTCGCTGGATCGTGGGGACGGCTGCGAGATCCACGAGAACGCCTACTGGGACTTACAGACGTATCTGGGGCTTCGCGAGCGGCTGGCTGCTAACGAGGGCGCTCGTAGCTTCACCTACGAGTCAACTCGAGAGCGGACACCGTTGGGTCACGCCCATCGCGAGCAGATTCGCGATTTCTCGATTGAACAGGTGCGAGCGATGTACCAGCAGGCCATCACTCGGCTCCTAAACGAAGTTTCGGAGGCAGAGCAGTTCTTTCGAGCCGGAATCGTCGCGATCGACATCACCGAGGACGACCCCTTTACCGGTGACCGCACGGGTCACGAGGACGAAATCATCGGAACGAAAGAAAACACCGACGAGTACGCCTACCAGTGGGCCACCGTCCAGTTAGTCGGGAACGCCGTTCCGGTTGTACTGGACGCACGGCCAGTTCAAAAGGGGGAGTCACGCTTGGAAATCGTCAAGGACCTCTTGGATTCTGCTGAAGAAATGGTACACGTTGATAACGTGCTGATGGATCGGGAGTTCGACAGTCAGCACGTCCTGGAGATGCTCAGCCAGCGTGGCCTGTCGTATGTCGTTCCCAAGCGGATGCAGACCAGCGAGAAGGCTCAGGCGAAGCGGCTGCTTCAGCGCGACCAAGACCGATACGAGACCGGCCGAAAGCTCCACCTCGGGAAGAACGAATGGCACGAGACCACGCTGATCTACCGCCGGAAAGAAGACTCCGAGTACGACGACCATCGGCAGTATTCGGTGTTTATGACGAATTGCGGGAGCGGGCATCTCACGGAGTACGGTTACCGGTGGGAAATCGAGAGCGGATACAAGTCGATCAAACGCTTCATGGCTGCTACCACGTCGAAGAATTTCGGGCTTCGATTCTTCTACTTCGCGTTCTCGTGTCTGCTGTACTCGATCTGGCGAGCCGTCGATCTGCTCGTGCAGGTTGAGTTGACTGGTGAGTACGAACATTCGCCGATCGTAACAGCCGACAATACACTGACGCTGCTGAAGAAGGAAACTGGAATCGGATAG
- a CDS encoding DUF7521 family protein, producing MIAPPVLIVKLITLVLSLVVAYLAYHGYRRNESAPMLYVAVGFVFIGVGTICEGLIYRLLGTSLQSAAIMQALIVSSGLLFILASLTRRPTR from the coding sequence ATGATCGCTCCCCCGGTGCTGATCGTCAAGCTGATAACCCTCGTTTTGAGTCTGGTCGTCGCCTATCTCGCGTATCACGGCTATCGGCGAAACGAAAGTGCGCCGATGCTCTACGTCGCGGTGGGCTTCGTGTTCATCGGCGTAGGGACGATCTGTGAGGGGCTCATCTACCGCCTGCTCGGAACCTCCCTCCAGTCGGCCGCGATCATGCAGGCGCTCATCGTTTCGAGCGGCCTGCTGTTCATTCTAGCGTCCTTGACCCGCCGTCCCACCCGATAG
- a CDS encoding winged helix-turn-helix domain-containing protein gives MGRGEIDVTVFQVLADEYSRRILLAADQEPRTAKDLSDICDASLTTIYRRVSTLQEYDLIREHSTVGADGKHRSQFETTLEELHVAVSDGELSLSVETRDELADKFTSLWTNMREDR, from the coding sequence ATGGGACGTGGCGAGATCGACGTGACAGTGTTTCAAGTCCTCGCGGACGAGTACTCGCGACGGATCCTCCTCGCGGCCGACCAGGAGCCACGGACGGCGAAAGATCTCAGTGACATCTGTGATGCCTCGCTCACGACTATCTATCGTCGGGTGTCGACGCTGCAGGAGTACGACCTCATCCGAGAGCACTCGACCGTCGGTGCCGACGGCAAGCACCGAAGCCAGTTCGAAACGACGCTCGAAGAACTCCACGTCGCGGTGTCCGACGGCGAACTCTCGCTGTCGGTGGAGACACGGGACGAACTGGCGGACAAGTTCACCTCGCTGTGGACGAACATGCGAGAGGATCGATGA
- a CDS encoding DsbA family protein: MDRPDSLVTRRAVLGGIGTTLAGGGVVYGASRLDAGSTTLTTVPFHGSSRSTGFGIDLAGHPIMGAPDAPLDIYYWSDYQCPFCRRFERNTLPELIEAHVRTGAVRIAFIEYPYLGEASMTAAVMDRCVWRQVREADPSRYWPWHSAVFEAQGEKGSGWASRSNLLEITSRVDDVDAAAVDTCMRQRGREIESSIRTDIERATAFGIRGSPAFIIYDPTSEAAGKLVGAQPSDRFDTAISRVRNA, from the coding sequence ATGGACCGACCGGACTCGCTCGTGACACGCCGTGCGGTACTGGGCGGTATCGGGACGACGCTTGCCGGTGGGGGCGTGGTCTACGGAGCCTCTCGCCTCGATGCCGGGTCGACGACGTTGACGACCGTGCCGTTTCACGGGAGTTCGCGATCGACGGGCTTCGGAATCGACCTGGCGGGCCACCCGATCATGGGGGCGCCGGACGCGCCGCTCGATATCTACTACTGGAGCGATTACCAGTGTCCCTTCTGCCGGCGGTTCGAGCGGAACACCCTCCCTGAGCTCATCGAAGCACACGTCCGAACGGGGGCCGTTCGCATCGCGTTCATCGAGTATCCGTATCTCGGCGAGGCGTCGATGACGGCGGCCGTGATGGATCGGTGTGTCTGGCGACAGGTGCGCGAGGCGGACCCGTCTCGGTACTGGCCGTGGCACTCGGCGGTGTTCGAAGCACAGGGTGAGAAAGGATCGGGATGGGCATCCCGGTCGAACCTCCTGGAGATAACGAGTCGAGTCGACGACGTCGACGCCGCCGCCGTCGACACCTGTATGCGGCAACGGGGACGCGAAATCGAGTCGTCGATTCGCACCGACATCGAGCGGGCGACCGCGTTCGGAATCCGTGGCTCGCCGGCCTTCATCATCTACGATCCCACGAGCGAAGCGGCGGGGAAACTCGTCGGCGCCCAGCCGTCCGACCGCTTCGACACCGCTATCTCGAGGGTGCGGAACGCATGA
- a CDS encoding carboxypeptidase-like regulatory domain-containing protein: protein MNRLLALVVVVACIAAVPTATAQSTVSVSGTVTVDGGSADGAQVTVVPVTANQQRAGTPARTTVRGSSFSVDVDEASAYAVRVAYGNTTHYEVLRNTTSASISLSGAINGRVTNASGTPLSGVPVQVIDDRGFVVTETETGGNGRFTVAPVESTETYRVRATVGGVGYRTTVEASGNGTAALVARPPTTDESVLRVANDSQTPYVLQVVPPANETTVPSVIKTITLRNPTDRPFMGLVELPVPANATPYAAMAGGQTAEYRRTDAGVRVNVSVPANGTTRVGVAADLDGTQIETAPLRDTRSLAIVMQGYDPNAVDRSENLRLGEAPIPLLTSDGAIEAGETVRFDLDGARTQNATGASASSGSESVAGTGDAVAETEPSAGASIPPFPGLSILGAVAGMVVVGLLGPRLLSRDD, encoded by the coding sequence ATGAACCGGCTCCTCGCGCTCGTCGTCGTGGTGGCCTGTATCGCCGCCGTCCCGACCGCCACGGCACAGTCGACGGTATCTGTCTCCGGAACCGTCACCGTCGACGGCGGCAGCGCCGACGGGGCGCAAGTGACCGTCGTCCCCGTCACCGCGAACCAGCAACGCGCCGGCACACCCGCACGGACGACGGTGCGGGGCTCGTCGTTCTCGGTCGACGTCGACGAGGCGTCGGCGTACGCTGTCCGGGTTGCGTACGGCAACACGACCCACTACGAGGTGCTTCGGAACACCACGAGCGCGTCGATCAGCCTCTCGGGAGCGATCAACGGGCGCGTCACGAACGCGTCGGGAACGCCGCTGTCCGGCGTCCCCGTCCAAGTGATCGACGATCGAGGGTTCGTCGTGACGGAAACCGAAACCGGCGGCAACGGCCGGTTCACGGTCGCCCCGGTCGAATCGACGGAGACCTATCGCGTCCGGGCGACCGTCGGCGGCGTCGGCTACCGGACGACGGTGGAAGCGTCCGGAAACGGGACCGCCGCCCTCGTGGCACGCCCGCCGACCACGGACGAATCGGTTCTTCGGGTCGCCAACGACAGCCAGACGCCGTACGTGTTGCAGGTCGTGCCGCCGGCGAACGAGACGACCGTGCCGAGCGTGATCAAGACGATCACCCTCCGGAACCCGACCGACCGGCCGTTCATGGGGCTGGTCGAACTCCCCGTGCCGGCAAACGCCACGCCGTACGCGGCGATGGCAGGGGGACAAACGGCCGAGTACCGGCGGACCGACGCCGGCGTCAGGGTCAACGTCTCCGTTCCCGCGAACGGCACCACACGGGTCGGGGTCGCCGCCGACCTCGACGGCACGCAGATCGAGACGGCGCCGCTTCGGGACACGCGGTCGCTCGCCATCGTTATGCAGGGGTACGACCCGAACGCGGTCGACCGCTCCGAGAACCTCCGCCTCGGGGAGGCGCCGATCCCACTGCTCACCTCCGACGGGGCTATCGAGGCGGGTGAGACGGTTCGGTTCGACCTCGACGGCGCACGCACGCAGAACGCGACGGGCGCGAGTGCGTCCAGCGGGAGCGAGTCGGTCGCGGGCACGGGCGACGCCGTGGCGGAGACGGAGCCCTCCGCCGGTGCCTCCATCCCGCCGTTCCCAGGGCTGTCGATCCTCGGTGCCGTCGCCGGGATGGTGGTTGTCGGACTCCTCGGCCCGCGCCTGCTCTCCCGCGACGACTAG
- the ccsA gene encoding cytochrome c biogenesis protein CcsA → MNVGTVLLGLAFGAALSGVGILGRAYAAEDDAGVEYVPKLTAAAAVLLVSALLHLTYQFVTTDYSNAYVWENTASYLPLLYRITGVYAANEGSVLLWAAIVSIVAMIAGAVRGISDQHAKLVHGLTLGLVAYFTGMLLAQSPFASIRTAFPGAPPGFVPTSGQGLNALLVDPYMAIHPPVMFISYALLAMPFAIGTAHFVSLFRGNGGVFPTWHGSVTRWLRLSWLFLTAAVALGGLWSYTVLGWGGIWAWDPVETAILIPWLFLTATLHAVTAYEPTGRYRVLAPAMTATAFALVVYTTSVVRSGVFRSVHSFADGGIGAAFLVLMGLTAALGVVLPVTYWLLETDDGDGDGGDDRWLRRANLVHLAVLGFGLLTFVSLWGLSFPLLRNAITGLEVSVEARYYNLWSYPLVLGLLLLLGFYMDYDADGRTRALAGLGVFTAATIVGAFVFPSETWQLASTRPNDALVYELVGSASAASVLPPVAYAILGTVKRTGGRIRAAASRDAKLKETGITLIHVGAALLVLSLPFMYVLAGQASVMATGVGDGSMDTTRQAVPGSDYSVRVLGHSRTEFPQDPAVGTYALSTDQVVRRGSSLNGSVQTVHGTVTDIREGPRATVVQLDGSSVWVGLAGNGTATPATTGERIVARGRLMWNFVPSADAVVLARAETVGPTADPPENVVPTRVVAEGVSLAVYEGDRLRASGIAGQRRYPEQGGMQVRDVVIDRGLVTDTYVIAGVSDGTASITVKQVPFVTLMRVAIVALLLGMSLVALFDPRHGAVTDTAIRAAARDTSPEVAD, encoded by the coding sequence ATGAACGTCGGAACGGTCCTGCTCGGACTGGCCTTCGGTGCGGCGCTGTCGGGAGTCGGTATTCTGGGTCGTGCCTACGCTGCCGAGGACGACGCGGGCGTCGAGTACGTCCCGAAACTCACCGCGGCGGCTGCCGTGTTGCTCGTCTCGGCGCTGCTTCATCTCACGTACCAGTTCGTCACGACGGACTACTCGAACGCCTACGTCTGGGAGAACACCGCATCCTACCTGCCGCTGCTCTACCGGATAACGGGCGTCTACGCCGCCAACGAGGGGTCGGTGTTGCTGTGGGCGGCTATCGTCTCGATCGTGGCGATGATCGCAGGGGCGGTTCGCGGCATCTCCGACCAACACGCGAAACTGGTCCACGGTCTTACCCTTGGTCTCGTCGCGTATTTCACTGGCATGCTGCTGGCGCAGAGCCCGTTCGCGTCGATTCGGACGGCATTCCCCGGCGCCCCGCCGGGCTTCGTGCCGACATCGGGGCAGGGGTTGAACGCTCTCCTGGTCGATCCCTACATGGCCATCCATCCGCCGGTGATGTTCATATCCTACGCGCTACTGGCGATGCCGTTCGCCATCGGGACGGCGCATTTCGTCTCGCTGTTCCGCGGGAACGGCGGCGTCTTTCCGACGTGGCACGGGAGCGTCACGCGCTGGCTCCGCCTGAGCTGGCTGTTCCTGACCGCCGCCGTCGCGCTCGGTGGTCTCTGGTCGTACACGGTCCTCGGGTGGGGCGGCATCTGGGCGTGGGACCCCGTGGAGACGGCGATTCTCATCCCGTGGCTCTTCCTGACCGCGACGCTCCACGCCGTCACTGCCTACGAACCGACCGGTCGCTATCGCGTCCTCGCTCCGGCGATGACCGCGACGGCGTTCGCGCTCGTGGTGTACACCACGTCGGTCGTCCGAAGCGGCGTCTTCCGAAGCGTCCACTCGTTCGCCGACGGCGGCATCGGTGCAGCCTTCCTCGTTCTCATGGGTCTGACCGCCGCGCTCGGCGTCGTCCTCCCGGTCACCTACTGGCTCCTCGAAACGGACGACGGGGACGGAGATGGTGGCGACGACCGGTGGCTCCGCCGCGCGAATCTCGTTCACCTCGCCGTCCTCGGCTTCGGCCTCTTGACGTTCGTCTCGCTCTGGGGGCTCTCCTTCCCGCTCTTGCGAAACGCGATCACCGGACTCGAAGTCTCGGTTGAGGCGCGCTACTACAACCTCTGGAGCTACCCGCTCGTCCTCGGACTCCTCCTGCTCCTCGGGTTCTACATGGATTACGATGCCGACGGACGCACGCGGGCGCTCGCTGGACTCGGCGTCTTCACCGCTGCGACTATCGTCGGCGCGTTCGTCTTCCCGTCCGAGACGTGGCAACTGGCGTCGACGCGACCGAACGACGCCCTCGTCTACGAGCTCGTCGGATCGGCGAGCGCCGCGTCGGTGTTGCCACCGGTCGCCTACGCCATCCTCGGGACGGTGAAACGGACCGGCGGCCGTATCCGGGCGGCGGCGTCCCGCGACGCGAAACTGAAGGAGACGGGGATCACTCTCATCCACGTCGGTGCGGCGCTTCTCGTCCTCTCCTTGCCGTTCATGTACGTGCTGGCCGGTCAGGCGTCCGTGATGGCGACCGGCGTCGGGGACGGATCGATGGACACCACCCGGCAGGCGGTTCCCGGCTCCGACTACTCGGTGCGGGTCCTCGGTCACTCCCGAACCGAGTTCCCGCAGGATCCGGCGGTCGGGACGTACGCGCTCTCGACCGATCAGGTGGTGCGGCGCGGCTCCTCGTTGAACGGCTCCGTTCAGACGGTCCACGGGACGGTGACAGACATCCGCGAAGGCCCGCGGGCGACGGTCGTCCAACTCGACGGATCGAGCGTTTGGGTCGGTCTCGCCGGCAACGGGACGGCGACTCCGGCGACGACCGGCGAGCGAATCGTCGCTCGAGGACGCCTGATGTGGAACTTCGTGCCGAGCGCGGACGCCGTCGTCCTCGCGAGGGCGGAGACGGTCGGGCCGACGGCCGACCCACCGGAGAATGTCGTCCCGACTCGTGTCGTCGCGGAGGGCGTCTCGCTCGCGGTGTACGAAGGTGATCGACTCCGTGCGTCCGGAATCGCCGGACAACGGCGCTACCCCGAACAGGGCGGGATGCAGGTCAGGGATGTCGTCATCGACCGCGGCCTCGTCACCGATACGTACGTCATCGCGGGCGTCAGCGACGGCACAGCCTCGATCACGGTCAAGCAGGTGCCGTTCGTCACGCTGATGCGGGTCGCCATCGTCGCGCTGCTTCTCGGGATGAGCCTCGTCGCCCTCTTCGACCCGCGCCACGGCGCGGTGACCGACACGGCGATCCGGGCGGCGGCCCGCGATACGAGTCCGGAGGTGGCGGACTGA